A region of Plantactinospora sp. BC1 DNA encodes the following proteins:
- a CDS encoding MbtH family NRPS accessory protein: protein MSEVESPRQRGYEVVRNHEGQYSIFPQGRPVPPGWELVGRAGSEEECLGYIEEVWTDMTPRSVRRRLDEASRGR, encoded by the coding sequence ATGAGCGAGGTCGAGTCGCCGCGACAGCGCGGCTACGAGGTGGTCCGCAACCACGAGGGCCAGTACTCGATCTTTCCGCAGGGTCGGCCGGTGCCGCCCGGCTGGGAACTGGTCGGCCGCGCCGGCTCCGAGGAGGAGTGCCTCGGCTACATCGAAGAGGTGTGGACGGACATGACCCCGCGCTCGGTACGGCGCCGCCTCGACGAGGCGTCCCGGGGCCGGTAG
- a CDS encoding Gfo/Idh/MocA family protein — translation MMRVALLGVGYWGAKLLRNLVGLVGADQVTAVDPDPARLEWVRRHYPSVARRSSLAAALAGGDVEAVVVATPVRTHPEYVRTALEAGCHVLVEKPLATSTAEAVALAELADRLGRVLMVGHTFLFSPRVRWIFRRLTTTGIGQLHYLMSSRLNLGPHRDDASVVWDLAPHDVAIVLRLLGETPVTVSANARSVVTAGIPDVAFVDLTFPSGVIASLAVSWLAPRKVRNLVIVGDESMIVYDDIEPDEPVKVYDKGMALEPSPDFGADQLTYRYGDTVAPHIAVQEPIMEQITHFAECVAAGKRPISDGWFGTRVIAALEAADRSWRDGGRAIEVEAVTATEWST, via the coding sequence ATGATGCGGGTGGCGCTGCTCGGGGTGGGCTACTGGGGCGCCAAGCTCCTGCGCAACCTGGTCGGGCTGGTCGGCGCCGACCAGGTGACCGCCGTCGACCCCGATCCGGCCCGGTTGGAGTGGGTCCGCCGGCACTACCCGTCGGTGGCCCGCCGGTCGAGCCTGGCCGCCGCGCTGGCCGGGGGCGACGTCGAGGCGGTGGTCGTGGCGACGCCGGTGCGCACCCATCCGGAGTACGTCCGCACGGCGCTGGAGGCCGGCTGTCACGTCCTGGTGGAGAAGCCCCTGGCGACGTCGACGGCCGAGGCGGTGGCGCTGGCCGAGCTGGCCGACCGGCTCGGCCGGGTACTCATGGTCGGGCACACCTTCCTGTTCAGCCCCCGGGTCCGCTGGATCTTCCGCCGGCTGACCACGACCGGCATCGGTCAACTGCACTACCTGATGTCGTCCCGGCTCAACCTCGGTCCGCACCGCGACGACGCCAGCGTGGTCTGGGACCTGGCGCCGCACGACGTCGCGATCGTGCTGCGGCTGCTCGGCGAGACGCCGGTGACGGTCAGCGCCAACGCCCGCAGCGTGGTCACCGCCGGCATCCCGGACGTGGCGTTCGTGGACCTGACCTTCCCGTCCGGGGTGATCGCCTCGCTGGCCGTGTCGTGGCTGGCGCCGAGGAAGGTCCGCAACCTGGTCATCGTCGGTGACGAGAGCATGATCGTCTACGACGACATCGAGCCGGACGAGCCGGTGAAGGTCTACGACAAGGGGATGGCGCTGGAGCCGTCGCCGGACTTCGGCGCGGACCAGCTCACCTACCGGTACGGGGACACGGTGGCGCCGCACATCGCCGTGCAGGAGCCCATCATGGAACAGATAACCCATTTCGCGGAATGCGTCGCCGCCGGCAAACGCCCGATCTCGGATGGCTGGTTCGGTACCCGGGTCATCGCCGCACTGGAAGCCGCGGACCGGTCCTGGCGTGACGGCGGCCGGGCGATCGAGGTCGAAGCGGTTACCGCGACCGAGTGGTCGACCTGA
- a CDS encoding FAD-binding oxidoreductase yields the protein MALDRRTGRADVAVVGAGIIGALTAWRLQAAGHRVLLLAERLVGGTTAGSAAVLRTLCDEPELATEGLSWYRRWSDQVPPALAALLRCGVVVVTPAEAAEAATRAGRAVAGRSGTPPRRCDRAEVPGGYDPGAGVAWYEPDAGCADPRVVLLSLVRAFLRAGGALRLTRVRALDRIGDGWRLRTADGPASDASVVLLAAGAATPALLPDPATRRRIHRQPVSLGLFPDLPEAGGARSGAPHGALPAVVDLVHDVLLRPVRGGLLGTLRTEARGRSFLDALRAAATTRLDRALPRPRLVVESEFDLTGDGQPYIGPVGEGLLVAYGFGGRGFKLAPPLTEAIALAISSGRTPAPLRRFDPLRTRAATAGPLDVLA from the coding sequence ATGGCGCTGGACCGGCGTACCGGACGGGCCGACGTCGCGGTGGTCGGCGCCGGCATCATCGGGGCGCTCACCGCGTGGCGGCTCCAGGCTGCCGGCCACCGGGTGCTGCTGCTGGCCGAGCGGCTGGTCGGTGGCACCACCGCCGGGTCGGCCGCGGTGCTCCGGACGCTCTGCGACGAGCCGGAGCTGGCCACCGAGGGGCTCTCCTGGTACCGACGGTGGAGCGACCAGGTGCCGCCGGCACTGGCCGCCCTGCTGCGCTGCGGCGTCGTCGTGGTCACCCCGGCGGAGGCCGCCGAGGCGGCGACCCGGGCCGGCCGGGCCGTCGCCGGGCGTTCCGGGACCCCGCCGCGGCGGTGCGACCGGGCCGAGGTCCCCGGCGGGTACGACCCGGGGGCCGGCGTGGCCTGGTACGAGCCCGACGCCGGCTGCGCCGACCCACGGGTCGTGCTGCTCTCCCTGGTCCGGGCCTTCCTGCGGGCGGGCGGTGCGCTCCGGCTGACCCGGGTACGCGCGCTGGACCGGATCGGCGACGGCTGGCGGCTCCGCACCGCCGACGGGCCCGCCTCGGACGCCTCGGTGGTGCTGCTGGCGGCCGGCGCGGCCACTCCGGCGCTGCTGCCCGATCCGGCCACCCGGCGCCGGATCCACCGGCAGCCGGTCAGCCTCGGCCTCTTCCCCGACCTCCCCGAGGCCGGCGGTGCCCGCTCCGGCGCCCCGCACGGTGCCCTGCCGGCCGTCGTGGACCTGGTGCACGACGTGCTGCTGCGCCCGGTTCGCGGGGGCCTGCTGGGGACGCTCCGCACCGAGGCGCGCGGCCGGTCCTTCCTGGACGCGCTCCGGGCCGCCGCGACCACCCGGCTGGACCGGGCCCTGCCCCGGCCACGGCTGGTCGTCGAGTCCGAGTTCGACCTCACCGGGGACGGCCAGCCCTACATCGGGCCGGTCGGGGAGGGGCTGCTCGTCGCCTACGGCTTCGGCGGTCGGGGCTTCAAACTGGCACCGCCGCTGACCGAGGCGATCGCCCTGGCGATCTCGTCGGGTCGGACCCCGGCCCCGCTGCGGCGCTTCGACCCGCTGCGTACCCGGGCCGCCACCGCCGGCCCGCTCGACGTGCTGGCCTGA
- a CDS encoding NAD(P)-dependent oxidoreductase, protein MSRVVVLGGTGFVGGAIAALLGPGGRPEPGVVAVGLPGSGAAVPRGVPVVERDLLADPASGEDLLRGADAVVYALAPAGPRRTAGERMVEAAGRLASAAARAGVRRWVQVSNVSVYGPGDGWVEDDTPADPRNPLGEATVRMEETVRRRLAPGPTLGTFLRAGPVYAEDPERTGVSASYVDPGLNWLSFVRRDDLAGAVRLALAGKLPEVCVVADGEPLRAVEAARLAARWRGCAPRPVPEATAARFGADAYAVLTSSVRLRPVALLAAGWRPCAPLRAATPHPHPAGSAEQPPRSAQPSASAAQGSAQGGFEGRP, encoded by the coding sequence GTGAGCCGGGTGGTCGTGCTCGGCGGCACGGGATTCGTCGGCGGGGCGATCGCCGCTCTCCTCGGCCCGGGCGGTCGACCGGAGCCCGGGGTGGTGGCCGTCGGACTGCCGGGCAGCGGAGCGGCGGTCCCGCGCGGCGTGCCGGTGGTCGAGCGCGACCTGCTCGCCGACCCGGCGTCGGGCGAGGACCTGCTCCGGGGTGCCGACGCGGTGGTCTACGCGCTCGCGCCGGCCGGGCCGCGCCGTACCGCCGGGGAGCGGATGGTCGAGGCGGCCGGCCGGCTCGCCTCGGCGGCGGCCCGGGCCGGGGTACGTCGCTGGGTGCAGGTGAGCAACGTCAGCGTCTACGGTCCGGGCGACGGCTGGGTCGAGGACGACACCCCGGCCGATCCGCGGAATCCGCTCGGCGAGGCGACGGTGCGGATGGAGGAGACGGTACGGCGGAGGCTGGCGCCCGGGCCGACCCTCGGCACCTTCCTGCGGGCCGGACCGGTCTACGCGGAGGACCCGGAGCGGACCGGGGTGTCGGCGTCCTATGTGGACCCGGGACTGAACTGGCTGAGCTTCGTACGCCGGGACGACCTCGCCGGCGCCGTCCGGTTGGCGCTGGCCGGGAAGCTGCCCGAGGTGTGCGTGGTCGCCGACGGGGAGCCGCTGCGGGCGGTCGAGGCGGCCCGGCTCGCCGCCCGGTGGCGGGGGTGTGCGCCGCGACCCGTACCCGAGGCCACCGCGGCCCGGTTCGGCGCCGACGCGTACGCCGTGCTGACCTCGTCGGTACGACTGCGCCCGGTGGCACTGCTGGCGGCCGGATGGCGCCCCTGCGCACCGTTGCGGGCGGCGACGCCGCACCCGCACCCGGCCGGCTCAGCAGAGCAGCCGCCCCGCTCAGCGCAGCCCTCGGCCAGCGCAGCACAGGGCTCAGCGCAGGGCGGATTCGAGGGCCGGCCGTAG
- a CDS encoding pyridoxal-phosphate dependent enzyme, with protein MANPSAGGLPERPSRAVYDWHRALPGYAATPLRELPDLAGQLGLERLWVKDETDRFGLPAFKILGASWASEVALAQLAARPAVPVLVAATDGNHGRAVARVARRAGCRARIFLPADTAPARIEAIRAEGAEIDARERSYDDAVRAAADFAAASADAVLVSDTAFHPADPVPRATIDGYGTIFWEIGDVFARTGDPWPDLVTVQIGVGGLAAATARFLRHHAPGRPFICGVEPVDAGCAAASVGRDTPAQIESDFRSVMVGLNAGRLSSAAWPDLATALDGFLTVADEWALLARDALRERGIPAGDTGAAGLAGLLALRQLAAERDDPALAGARTARRALVVVTEGRTDDPDAVPRR; from the coding sequence GTGGCCAACCCTTCCGCCGGTGGGCTGCCGGAGCGCCCCTCCCGGGCGGTGTACGACTGGCACCGCGCCCTGCCCGGCTACGCCGCCACCCCGCTGCGGGAGTTGCCGGACCTCGCCGGCCAGCTCGGGCTGGAACGACTCTGGGTCAAGGACGAGACCGATCGGTTCGGACTGCCCGCCTTCAAGATCCTCGGGGCGTCCTGGGCCAGCGAGGTGGCGCTCGCGCAGCTCGCCGCGCGGCCGGCCGTACCGGTGCTGGTGGCCGCCACCGACGGCAACCACGGACGCGCGGTGGCCCGGGTCGCCCGCCGGGCCGGCTGCCGGGCCCGGATCTTCCTCCCCGCCGACACGGCGCCGGCCCGGATCGAGGCGATCCGGGCCGAGGGCGCCGAGATCGACGCGCGGGAGCGCAGCTACGACGACGCGGTACGCGCCGCCGCCGACTTCGCCGCCGCCTCGGCCGACGCCGTACTCGTCTCCGACACCGCGTTCCACCCGGCCGACCCGGTGCCCCGGGCGACCATCGACGGCTACGGCACCATCTTCTGGGAGATCGGTGACGTCTTCGCCCGGACCGGGGATCCCTGGCCGGATCTGGTGACGGTGCAGATCGGGGTCGGCGGACTCGCCGCCGCGACGGCCCGGTTCCTCCGGCACCACGCGCCGGGCCGGCCGTTCATCTGCGGAGTGGAACCAGTTGACGCCGGCTGCGCGGCGGCGTCGGTGGGCCGGGACACCCCGGCGCAGATCGAGTCCGACTTCCGGTCGGTGATGGTCGGGTTGAACGCCGGCCGGCTGTCCTCGGCGGCCTGGCCCGACCTCGCCACCGCCCTCGACGGCTTCCTCACCGTCGCCGACGAGTGGGCGCTGCTCGCCCGGGACGCCCTGCGGGAGCGCGGGATACCGGCCGGCGACACCGGCGCCGCCGGACTGGCCGGCCTGCTGGCGCTGCGCCAACTCGCCGCCGAGCGGGACGACCCGGCGCTGGCCGGGGCGCGCACCGCCCGCCGCGCCCTGGTGGTGGTCACCGAGGGCAGGACCGACGACCCCGACGCGGTACCCCGCCGGTAG
- a CDS encoding glycosyltransferase: protein MANIAVASLGSRGDLFPLLGIGRSLRDRGHRVTVFEYSEYADDVTRTNLRFAPLGTGSACQEVFENSGETSQALSQLIRRVALPTAAEAARRIVAEGPFDVVIANHFQYGGQLAAELLGVPLISVTGVDIVELYYPPAGASAEERALAERTLRLVDRLGTPPLNAIRRELGLPERPHASTLGSLSDDAVLVIVSELFLSGTDSWPDHFRIAGYPAYEGSDGLAVPPRVQRFVDRTDLGPLVICTLGDSWANDYPPTCAHLARLAQRLRFRVLYLVCRGRVDAEGEHCLVHQFAPLSRLLPQARAIVHHAGRGSLLTGMRAGVPALMIPHWLDGFENARRAERLGVGRVVAPDLDPAAVSRAITELLGDEAYHVAARAAAARLAEDPDPGRVAEELVLGTVGSRSW, encoded by the coding sequence GTGGCCAACATAGCCGTGGCCAGCCTGGGCTCACGCGGAGACCTCTTTCCGCTGCTCGGGATCGGGCGGTCGCTGCGCGACCGGGGCCACCGGGTCACCGTCTTCGAATACTCGGAGTACGCGGACGACGTCACCCGGACCAACCTGCGGTTCGCCCCGCTGGGCACCGGCAGCGCCTGCCAGGAGGTCTTCGAGAACTCGGGAGAGACGTCCCAGGCACTGTCCCAGTTGATCCGCCGGGTGGCGCTGCCGACCGCGGCCGAGGCGGCCCGCCGGATCGTCGCCGAGGGACCCTTCGACGTCGTGATCGCCAACCACTTCCAGTACGGCGGCCAGCTCGCCGCCGAACTGCTGGGCGTACCGCTGATCTCGGTGACCGGGGTCGACATCGTCGAGCTGTACTATCCGCCGGCCGGCGCCTCGGCCGAGGAGCGTGCCCTGGCCGAGCGCACGCTGCGGCTGGTGGACCGGCTCGGCACACCGCCGCTGAACGCCATCCGGCGCGAGCTGGGCCTGCCGGAGCGGCCCCACGCCAGCACCCTCGGCAGCCTCTCCGACGACGCCGTTCTGGTGATCGTCTCCGAGCTGTTCCTCTCGGGTACCGATTCCTGGCCCGACCATTTCCGCATCGCCGGGTACCCGGCGTACGAGGGCAGCGACGGGCTGGCGGTGCCGCCACGGGTGCAGCGCTTCGTCGACCGTACCGACCTGGGCCCACTGGTCATCTGCACCCTGGGGGACAGCTGGGCCAACGACTACCCGCCGACCTGTGCCCACCTCGCCCGGCTGGCGCAGCGGCTCCGGTTCCGGGTGCTCTACCTCGTCTGCCGGGGCCGGGTCGACGCCGAGGGCGAGCACTGCCTGGTCCACCAGTTCGCCCCGCTGTCCCGGCTGTTGCCGCAGGCGAGGGCGATCGTGCACCACGCCGGCCGGGGCAGCCTGCTCACCGGGATGCGGGCGGGCGTGCCGGCGCTGATGATCCCGCACTGGCTCGACGGCTTCGAGAACGCCCGCCGGGCCGAGCGGCTCGGCGTCGGTCGGGTGGTGGCGCCGGACCTGGACCCGGCGGCGGTGAGCCGGGCGATCACCGAGCTCCTGGGCGACGAGGCGTACCACGTCGCGGCCAGAGCGGCCGCCGCCCGCCTCGCCGAGGACCCCGATCCGGGACGGGTCGCCGAGGAACTCGTGCTCGGCACGGTCGGGTCGCGGTCGTGGTGA
- a CDS encoding formyltransferase family protein: MVSAEPPMRVAIGGRGWLPVRAARLLGSLVAAGALEARIEVVRNDGDPGRDTWMPSLAALAQRRGWRVHRTAETAGLGPRDVFLSLQHDVIVDCARLGGAAAYNLHFALLPHYRGSLTSLLPIRRGESRVGVTLHVLAPSVDAGPVIATRAFELPPFTTAYDLFQTYHRYGFELLKEHLEALLHGTVTATAQDDSAATTFYRSSVDFTDLEVSDFDRDAEQVRDWCRSLIFPPIQLPTYRGRRVGSCYVLRWNGVAAAPGTVLDEDPDQVVVACRRDLVCLEFATD, from the coding sequence GTGGTGAGCGCGGAACCGCCGATGCGGGTGGCGATCGGCGGCCGTGGCTGGCTGCCGGTACGGGCCGCCCGGCTGCTCGGCTCACTGGTCGCGGCCGGCGCGCTGGAGGCCCGGATCGAGGTGGTGCGCAACGACGGCGACCCGGGACGGGACACCTGGATGCCCTCGCTGGCGGCCCTCGCCCAGCGGCGTGGCTGGCGGGTGCACCGCACCGCGGAGACGGCCGGGCTCGGGCCACGGGACGTCTTCCTGTCGTTGCAGCACGACGTGATCGTGGACTGCGCCCGGCTCGGCGGTGCCGCCGCCTACAACCTGCACTTCGCGCTCCTGCCGCACTACCGGGGCAGCCTGACCTCGCTGCTGCCGATCCGCCGGGGCGAGAGCCGGGTGGGTGTCACCCTGCACGTGTTGGCGCCGTCGGTCGACGCCGGGCCGGTGATCGCGACCCGCGCCTTCGAGCTGCCACCCTTCACGACCGCGTACGACCTGTTCCAGACCTACCACCGGTACGGGTTCGAGCTGCTCAAGGAGCATCTGGAGGCGTTGCTGCACGGCACGGTCACCGCCACCGCGCAGGACGACTCCGCCGCGACCACGTTCTACCGCAGCTCGGTCGACTTCACCGACCTGGAGGTGAGCGACTTCGACCGCGACGCCGAGCAGGTGCGGGACTGGTGTCGCTCGCTCATCTTCCCGCCGATCCAGCTGCCGACGTACCGGGGCCGGCGGGTCGGCTCCTGCTACGTGCTGCGCTGGAACGGCGTCGCCGCCGCGCCCGGCACCGTCCTCGACGAGGATCCCGACCAGGTGGTCGTGGCCTGCCGGCGTGACCTGGTGTGCCTGGAGTTCGCCACCGACTGA
- a CDS encoding FkbM family methyltransferase — translation MSTGAAALIGLIADRVADNSLSLIGDHPVFANTPYEAEVVLAEFAADGGYLHRMRPLPPRPVVLDIGAHIGLFSLDVLRRRPDARVIAVEPFGSSHAALLRNLALHRGRTEPVAVRAVAAQQLGRAEIVGCRGGSMLAATTAGEDARTLAETAAVLARSLPRMLRHGPWGPQLAEAVATDLIDQLFAPVRSVVPQVTVSTLIEEHAIRRLSLLKVDVEGDEVRVLAGVDPAHWPLVDAVVVEADATTVPAVCAMLDRHGLTPVVSGSPQAPGAFARQSRIVRAERGGPPGDDRADPPAAGAAAPESRHAGAVAEIAAIFARLHQLSRGYWPTGHVLVDAYATPYAGPLSEPWRERDFRLGLSYGRAWARHLLSAYPPPGPADDGLPAALTRLVGGDWGSVAPLLARHPVADVVAARMAALQLVHRAVRLPLDPGAGSDVRIRTEADRPGGSGEERT, via the coding sequence TTGTCGACCGGGGCGGCGGCGCTCATTGGCCTGATCGCCGATCGGGTCGCCGACAACTCGCTGTCGCTGATCGGCGACCACCCCGTATTCGCCAACACGCCGTACGAGGCCGAAGTCGTACTGGCCGAGTTCGCCGCCGACGGCGGATATCTGCACCGGATGCGCCCGCTGCCACCCCGGCCGGTGGTTCTCGACATCGGTGCGCACATCGGCCTCTTCTCGCTCGACGTCCTGCGCCGCCGCCCCGACGCCCGGGTGATCGCGGTCGAACCGTTCGGGTCGTCGCACGCGGCCCTGCTCCGCAACCTCGCGCTGCACCGGGGCCGGACGGAGCCGGTCGCGGTCCGCGCCGTGGCGGCCCAGCAGCTCGGCCGGGCCGAGATCGTCGGCTGTCGCGGTGGCAGCATGCTCGCCGCCACCACGGCCGGCGAGGACGCCCGGACGCTGGCCGAAACCGCCGCGGTGCTCGCCCGGTCGCTGCCGAGGATGCTGCGGCACGGCCCGTGGGGACCGCAGCTGGCCGAGGCGGTGGCGACGGACCTGATCGACCAGCTCTTCGCCCCGGTACGGTCCGTGGTGCCACAGGTGACCGTCTCGACGCTGATCGAGGAGCACGCGATCCGCCGGCTGTCGTTGCTGAAGGTGGACGTCGAGGGTGACGAGGTGCGGGTGCTGGCCGGGGTGGATCCGGCGCACTGGCCGCTCGTCGACGCGGTGGTGGTGGAGGCGGACGCCACGACGGTACCGGCCGTCTGCGCCATGCTGGACCGGCACGGGCTGACCCCGGTGGTCAGCGGGTCGCCGCAGGCTCCCGGCGCGTTCGCCCGGCAGAGCCGGATCGTCCGGGCGGAGCGCGGCGGGCCGCCGGGTGACGACCGGGCGGACCCGCCGGCAGCCGGAGCCGCAGCGCCGGAGTCCCGGCACGCCGGTGCGGTCGCCGAGATCGCCGCGATCTTCGCGCGGCTGCATCAGCTCTCCCGGGGGTACTGGCCGACCGGACACGTGCTCGTCGACGCGTACGCGACGCCGTACGCCGGGCCGCTCTCCGAGCCCTGGCGGGAGCGGGACTTCCGGCTCGGGCTGTCGTACGGCCGGGCGTGGGCCCGGCACCTGCTGTCGGCGTACCCGCCGCCCGGCCCGGCGGACGACGGTCTCCCGGCCGCGCTGACCCGGTTGGTCGGCGGGGACTGGGGTTCGGTGGCGCCGCTGCTGGCCCGGCACCCGGTCGCCGACGTGGTGGCCGCCCGGATGGCCGCGCTGCAACTGGTCCACCGAGCGGTCCGGTTGCCGCTCGACCCCGGTGCCGGATCCGACGTGCGGATCCGGACCGAAGCTGACCGGCCCGGCGGGTCGGGGGAGGAGAGGACATGA
- a CDS encoding aminoglycoside phosphotransferase family protein, with translation MGQPVRHRRVRRVRSRAGRLLLTGDRRPASATDADWQRLSGGTMSLVEQRGDVVRRRTGFWSPPVHALLSHLETVGFDRSPRLLGVDGQGRELLSYLPGEVPRAWRWVGDDRALVEAARLLRRYHDAVAGTALRTLPGWDPFLQEPPELRGDPEAEVVCHNDFAVYNCVFVDGLPQAMIDFDGAAPGSRGWDLAWTAFSFVPLNPDVPVPDRPRRLRLICDAYGLTDRSRLVDLIEARLERLRDGIRSLAGTDAPQGDTPPSHLAYCERSLRLVRRLRPALESALR, from the coding sequence GTGGGCCAGCCGGTCCGGCATCGTCGGGTACGTCGAGTCCGCTCGCGCGCAGGTCGGCTCCTCCTGACCGGCGACCGGCGGCCGGCCTCCGCCACCGACGCCGACTGGCAGCGGCTCTCCGGCGGCACGATGTCGCTGGTGGAGCAGCGCGGTGACGTCGTACGGCGCCGGACGGGCTTCTGGAGCCCGCCGGTGCACGCGCTGCTCTCCCACCTCGAGACGGTCGGGTTCGACCGGTCACCGCGACTGCTCGGCGTCGACGGGCAGGGCCGCGAGCTGCTCAGCTATCTGCCGGGTGAGGTTCCCCGGGCGTGGCGCTGGGTCGGCGACGACCGGGCGCTGGTCGAGGCGGCCCGGCTGCTGCGCCGGTACCACGACGCGGTGGCCGGTACCGCGCTGCGGACGCTGCCCGGCTGGGATCCCTTCCTCCAGGAGCCCCCGGAGCTGCGGGGTGACCCGGAGGCGGAGGTGGTCTGCCACAACGACTTCGCGGTGTACAACTGCGTCTTCGTCGACGGACTCCCCCAGGCGATGATCGACTTCGACGGTGCCGCCCCCGGGTCACGCGGCTGGGACCTGGCCTGGACGGCCTTCAGTTTCGTCCCGCTCAATCCGGACGTGCCGGTGCCGGACCGGCCGCGCCGGCTACGACTGATCTGCGACGCGTACGGGCTGACGGACCGGTCCCGGCTGGTCGACCTGATCGAGGCGCGGCTGGAGCGGCTCCGGGACGGGATCCGCTCGCTCGCCGGCACCGACGCACCGCAGGGCGACACGCCACCGAGCCACCTGGCCTACTGCGAGCGGTCGCTGCGGCTGGTCAGGCGGCTACGGCCGGCCCTCGAATCCGCCCTGCGCTGA
- a CDS encoding phytanoyl-CoA dioxygenase family protein, with product MAHRGVHEFNAGFEWRRPDGPFRRITDEQVDSYCEQGFFVIPNAYDADEVDRMAAEIDPIQARINATLERRTSGDRPGFTIASNLVLRSPVLRQFCATGVLPDVARDLLGPRVRLFWEQAVYKRPEHSQAFAWHQDNGKVFVEPQQYITCWVALTDATEQNGCLSVAPGLHRLGTLRHWQSEQGWVCLDEDPADAVPVPLSAGDMAIFSSVTTHMTYPNRSDSTRKAYVVQYIPDGAVAVDRGDDGGTATTPQDLDDRQFLVG from the coding sequence ATGGCACACAGAGGCGTCCATGAATTCAACGCGGGCTTTGAGTGGCGACGCCCGGACGGCCCCTTCCGCCGCATTACCGACGAGCAGGTCGACTCGTATTGCGAGCAGGGATTCTTCGTTATTCCGAACGCGTACGACGCCGACGAGGTCGACCGGATGGCCGCCGAGATCGACCCGATCCAGGCGCGCATCAACGCGACGCTCGAACGCCGGACCAGCGGCGACCGGCCGGGCTTCACCATCGCCTCGAACCTGGTGCTCCGGTCGCCCGTGCTGCGGCAGTTCTGCGCCACCGGCGTACTGCCCGACGTGGCCCGGGACCTGCTCGGCCCGAGGGTACGGCTCTTCTGGGAGCAGGCCGTCTACAAGCGCCCCGAGCACTCCCAGGCGTTCGCCTGGCACCAGGACAACGGCAAGGTCTTCGTCGAGCCGCAGCAGTACATCACCTGCTGGGTGGCGCTGACCGACGCGACCGAGCAGAACGGCTGCCTGAGCGTGGCACCCGGGCTGCACCGGCTGGGCACGCTGCGGCACTGGCAGAGCGAGCAGGGCTGGGTCTGCCTGGACGAGGATCCGGCCGACGCCGTCCCGGTGCCGCTCTCCGCCGGTGACATGGCCATCTTCTCCTCGGTGACGACGCACATGACGTACCCGAACCGGAGCGACTCGACCCGCAAGGCGTACGTGGTGCAGTACATCCCGGACGGTGCGGTCGCGGTCGACCGCGGCGACGACGGCGGCACCGCCACCACCCCGCAGGATCTCGACGACCGCCAGTTCCTGGTCGGCTGA